TTCGAACAGGCAGTAGGATCGCAGTGACCGCCGTCGCACACCTCGAAGACGTCTCGTTCGCCTACGGCGACCAGCCGGCGGTCTCGAACGTGTCGCTGACCGTCGAGGAGGGCGATTTCCTCGGGTTGATCGGCCCGAACGGCTCCGGAAAGACCACGCTGTTGCACATCATGCTCGGCCTGCTCGGCCCGGACAGCGGGACCGTCGAACTGTTCGGCGAACCGGTCGAGGCGTTCGACGACGGCGAGCGAATCGGCTACGTCTCCCAGCAGGCGACCAACAAGGGCACCACCATGCCCGTCACCGTCGAGGAGGCCGTCCGGATGGGGCGGTTCGCCCACGCCGGCCACTCTCGGCTGACCGACCGCGACCACGCAGCCGTCGAGGAGGCCCTCGAGACGGTAGATCTGGCGGGAC
Above is a genomic segment from Natrononativus amylolyticus containing:
- a CDS encoding metal ABC transporter ATP-binding protein — protein: MTAVAHLEDVSFAYGDQPAVSNVSLTVEEGDFLGLIGPNGSGKTTLLHIMLGLLGPDSGTVELFGEPVEAFDDGERIGYVSQQATNKGTTMPVTVEEAVRMGRFAHAGHSRLTDRDHAAVEEALETVDLAGLADRRVGQLSGGQRQRAYIARALASEADLLALDEPTVGVDAESRDAFYRLLESLNDNGITIILIEHDIGVVTDRADRIACINRELFHHGDTESFVESDALTEAYGATGRVVEHHH